Proteins encoded together in one Sinorhizobium sp. B11 window:
- a CDS encoding (2Fe-2S)-binding protein produces the protein MELVERGRARPDLRAGAAINIFVDGLPVRARLGETVLTAMRSDPGHVRNFEFMNEARAGFCLMGACQDCWLWREEGERLRACTSRVDAGMRLLTRSPEAFR, from the coding sequence ATGGAATTGGTGGAAAGAGGCCGGGCGCGGCCAGACCTGCGGGCAGGAGCTGCAATCAACATTTTCGTCGATGGCCTCCCTGTACGCGCGCGGCTCGGTGAAACTGTGCTGACGGCGATGCGGTCCGATCCAGGTCATGTGCGCAACTTTGAATTCATGAACGAAGCACGCGCCGGCTTTTGCCTGATGGGCGCCTGCCAGGATTGCTGGCTTTGGCGGGAGGAGGGCGAGCGTCTTCGCGCGTGCACTAGCCGGGTCGATGCCGGTATGCGGCTCCTGACCCGATCGCCGGAGGCGTTTCGATGA
- a CDS encoding NAD(P)/FAD-dependent oxidoreductase produces the protein MKPTQSIVIIGAGPAGIAAARTLADAGLRPVVIDEGRSAGGQIFRQPEPELSRSPSDLYGFDAKPANAFRADVTDLKPAVEHHAETTAWSAEPGSLHLVSCRRAFVQRWSHLIIATGAMDRVVPMEGWTAPGVYSLGGAQIALKAEASLIGRTVVFAGTGPLLYLVAYQYARAGAIVPAVLETARPFDDLSALPALVSGGATFARGLYFMAWLRARGIPVLTGVVPVEATRGCDGRVNGIKFRSDSRDMFLACDALAVGHGLKAETQIADLLGVDFQFDALQRQWLPVVDIDGRSSLPNVYLAGDGSSVRGGVVAAASGRIAAAALLRDVSHEKSGPSERDRSLIRRMARFRNVLDRVFPFPSHIAETLPDETMVCRCEGLTAGDVRRTVIDSGESDINRIKAFCRLGMGRCQGRICTPAAAEIIAATAGVDISVVGRLRSQAPIKPMSLKHLAAVGR, from the coding sequence ATGAAACCAACCCAGTCCATCGTAATTATTGGCGCCGGGCCGGCCGGCATTGCCGCAGCCAGGACGCTCGCCGATGCCGGGCTTCGTCCGGTGGTGATCGATGAGGGTCGATCTGCGGGCGGCCAAATTTTCCGCCAGCCCGAGCCGGAGCTCTCGCGATCGCCGAGCGATCTCTACGGCTTCGATGCAAAGCCTGCTAACGCGTTCCGCGCTGATGTGACCGATCTCAAACCTGCCGTCGAACACCACGCCGAAACAACAGCCTGGAGCGCGGAACCCGGCTCACTTCACCTGGTAAGCTGCAGGCGCGCCTTCGTGCAGCGCTGGTCGCATCTGATCATTGCGACCGGCGCCATGGATCGCGTCGTGCCGATGGAGGGCTGGACGGCTCCCGGTGTCTACAGTCTGGGCGGCGCGCAGATCGCCCTCAAGGCGGAGGCATCATTGATCGGCCGCACTGTCGTGTTTGCAGGCACTGGGCCGCTTCTCTACCTCGTCGCCTATCAATATGCCCGGGCCGGAGCGATTGTCCCGGCCGTCCTGGAGACCGCAAGACCCTTCGACGATCTATCGGCCCTGCCGGCACTGGTTTCCGGCGGCGCTACATTCGCCCGAGGGCTCTATTTCATGGCCTGGCTTCGAGCGCGTGGTATTCCCGTGCTGACCGGTGTTGTTCCCGTGGAGGCGACGCGCGGGTGTGATGGTCGCGTGAATGGGATAAAATTCCGCTCTGATAGCCGGGATATGTTCCTTGCCTGTGATGCGCTCGCGGTGGGACATGGCCTTAAAGCGGAGACCCAGATCGCCGACCTCCTCGGCGTCGATTTCCAGTTCGATGCACTACAGAGACAATGGCTGCCGGTGGTCGACATTGACGGACGCTCGTCACTTCCGAATGTCTATCTGGCGGGCGACGGCTCGTCTGTTCGTGGGGGCGTCGTCGCCGCCGCGAGCGGTAGGATCGCGGCGGCGGCGCTCCTTCGGGATGTTTCACACGAGAAAAGCGGACCTTCAGAGCGCGACCGGAGCCTTATCAGACGAATGGCGCGCTTCCGCAATGTCCTCGATCGCGTCTTCCCCTTTCCGTCGCACATCGCCGAAACACTGCCTGATGAGACAATGGTCTGTCGCTGTGAAGGCCTCACTGCAGGTGACGTCCGCCGGACCGTTATCGACTCCGGCGAGTCAGACATCAATCGTATCAAGGCCTTCTGCCGGCTCGGCATGGGGCGATGCCAGGGACGCATCTGCACGCCGGCCGCCGCCGAGATCATTGCAGCAACTGCCGGGGTCGATATCAGCGTCGTCGGCCGCTTGCGCAGTCAGGCTCCGATCAAGCCGATGTCGCTCAAGCATCTCGCGGCGGTCGGCCGATGA
- a CDS encoding FAD-binding oxidoreductase, whose amino-acid sequence MSASFDIAIVGGGLAGCAAALHARRMGASVILFERGRCGAQASGVNYGGVRQQGRHAAELPLARRSRAIWGNLQSLVGSDCEFRATGHLKLARNDADMHELLAHRELLGRYEVESEILEPADLRLRFPYVAPIYAGGSFCAEDGQANPRLAAPAFARAARALGADIRECCCVEEIRVSEQGFLLWQAADPSPVRARLLINTAGAWGAAIAASLGDQVEEAVMAPNMCVTEPIAPLIGSNLGICGGSIYIRQTGQGSVIFGSGLGTADRRQLKARPHAEVTREAARLAIAMVPALADVLLVRTWTGIEGRMPDGLPVVGPSPRLEGLFHAFGFSGHGFQLGPAVGAVLAELCLEGHSPTEIDGLSMSRFDKGRAAADAAVLIQPENYL is encoded by the coding sequence ATGAGCGCGTCCTTCGACATCGCGATCGTCGGCGGCGGTCTGGCCGGCTGCGCCGCGGCCCTGCATGCACGTCGCATGGGCGCCTCCGTCATACTCTTCGAACGCGGCCGTTGCGGAGCTCAGGCGAGCGGCGTCAACTATGGCGGTGTCCGCCAGCAGGGGCGTCACGCAGCGGAACTGCCGTTGGCCCGCCGTAGCCGCGCGATCTGGGGCAATCTGCAGAGCCTGGTCGGTAGTGACTGTGAATTCAGGGCGACGGGCCATCTGAAGCTCGCGCGAAATGATGCGGACATGCACGAGCTTTTGGCGCATCGGGAACTGCTTGGACGCTATGAGGTTGAAAGCGAAATTCTCGAACCGGCCGATCTGCGCCTGCGCTTTCCGTATGTCGCACCAATCTATGCTGGCGGCTCGTTCTGCGCGGAAGACGGTCAGGCCAATCCCCGTCTGGCCGCGCCGGCCTTCGCCCGCGCTGCGCGCGCTCTCGGCGCCGACATCCGTGAATGCTGTTGCGTTGAAGAGATCCGGGTATCGGAGCAGGGATTTCTGCTTTGGCAGGCAGCAGATCCGTCTCCTGTCAGGGCGAGGCTGCTCATCAACACTGCCGGCGCGTGGGGCGCTGCGATCGCCGCATCGCTCGGCGATCAGGTCGAAGAAGCGGTGATGGCGCCTAACATGTGCGTGACCGAGCCCATCGCACCCCTGATCGGCTCCAATCTCGGGATCTGCGGCGGCAGCATCTACATCCGCCAGACAGGGCAGGGAAGCGTCATCTTCGGAAGCGGTCTTGGCACGGCCGACCGGCGCCAGTTGAAGGCACGTCCCCACGCCGAGGTTACGCGCGAAGCGGCTAGGCTCGCGATAGCGATGGTTCCCGCACTTGCCGACGTGCTGCTCGTCAGGACCTGGACAGGCATCGAAGGTCGCATGCCGGACGGTCTGCCTGTCGTAGGCCCGAGCCCCAGACTCGAAGGGCTCTTTCACGCTTTCGGCTTTTCCGGTCACGGCTTCCAGCTCGGGCCCGCAGTCGGCGCCGTGCTGGCCGAGCTTTGCCTTGAGGGGCACTCACCAACGGAGATCGACGGGCTTTCGATGAGCCGTTTCGACAAGGGACGCGCCGCCGCAGATGCGGCAGTCCTCATTCAGCCTGAGAATTATCTATAA
- a CDS encoding transporter substrate-binding domain-containing protein, whose translation MQHFIFGLLGGAIGIAVALQPDSSAATDPAYHLAEAGVLSVAITGDMPGLVARDGKLTGYDGDILQIVAERLDLKIKPVPMEWSGAIAAVQTGRVDIIGGNVAWTKQRAETLSLTDPTGYFQNGITSPKDVAWHELKDLENRRVGSMTGFSFLPELRNIKGLELSLYDSSDAALRDLLAGRIEALIGDPPVIDYAIAKNPDWGLVNLPFTDNNPDYPLLTGLGRQYVFGLSKDNAALADALSGQIRDLWTSCTVNAIGQRYGNVSRANYTPSVENFRIGVDRPTGWTPPVCGK comes from the coding sequence ATGCAGCATTTCATTTTCGGATTGCTCGGTGGCGCCATCGGGATCGCCGTTGCGCTCCAACCGGATTCATCGGCGGCAACCGACCCGGCCTATCATCTTGCCGAAGCGGGGGTCCTATCGGTCGCCATTACTGGCGACATGCCGGGCCTCGTGGCACGCGACGGCAAGCTCACCGGTTATGACGGCGATATCCTGCAAATCGTCGCCGAGCGGCTCGATCTGAAGATCAAGCCGGTGCCTATGGAATGGTCCGGCGCGATCGCCGCCGTGCAGACGGGTCGGGTCGACATTATCGGCGGCAATGTCGCTTGGACGAAGCAACGCGCCGAAACGCTGTCCCTGACCGACCCGACCGGTTACTTCCAGAATGGCATCACCTCACCCAAGGACGTAGCCTGGCACGAGTTGAAGGATCTAGAAAACCGCAGGGTCGGATCGATGACCGGCTTCTCCTTCCTGCCGGAACTCCGCAACATCAAGGGTCTCGAACTGTCACTCTACGACAGCTCGGACGCGGCACTGCGCGATCTTCTCGCCGGCCGCATCGAAGCGCTGATTGGCGATCCTCCTGTCATCGACTACGCGATTGCTAAGAATCCAGACTGGGGGCTCGTCAATCTTCCGTTCACCGACAACAATCCGGACTATCCATTGTTGACCGGCCTTGGGCGACAATATGTCTTCGGCCTGTCGAAAGACAACGCGGCGCTCGCGGATGCGCTGAGTGGGCAGATCCGCGACCTCTGGACCTCCTGCACGGTCAATGCGATCGGCCAGCGTTACGGAAATGTCAGTCGAGCGAACTATACCCCATCGGTCGAGAATTTTCGGATAGGTGTTGATCGGCCGACAGGTTGGACGCCGCCTGTCTGCGGGAAGTAA
- a CDS encoding amino acid ABC transporter ATP-binding protein codes for MTAEYLLEVTDLGKSYGHHTVLKDVSFALQRGERIALIGPSGSGKSTCLRAINYLEPPTAGDVRLDGRLIGRQKNGRRMSDLALAPQRAEIGMVFQHFHLWPHLSVRANVALQPQKVRGVSRVEAGRLAEEMLAKVHLAHKVDEVPQRLSGGQQQRVAIARALAQKPKLLLFDEPTSALDPELVGEVLSVIKELAREGRAMVLVTHEIPFAREVADRILFMDNGHIVEQGPAKDLLDHPQSPRLKQFLANLSQRGQRDG; via the coding sequence ATGACCGCCGAATATCTTCTCGAGGTCACCGACCTCGGCAAGTCCTATGGCCATCACACGGTCCTAAAGGATGTCTCCTTCGCCCTGCAGCGCGGTGAACGTATCGCACTGATCGGGCCAAGCGGATCCGGCAAATCGACGTGCCTGAGAGCCATCAACTATCTCGAACCACCGACCGCCGGTGATGTCCGGTTGGACGGGCGTCTGATTGGTCGCCAGAAAAATGGCCGTCGCATGAGCGACCTTGCGCTTGCGCCGCAGCGGGCTGAAATCGGCATGGTATTTCAGCATTTCCATCTGTGGCCACATCTGAGTGTTCGCGCTAATGTCGCACTTCAACCGCAGAAGGTCCGAGGCGTTTCCAGGGTCGAAGCAGGGCGTCTGGCCGAAGAGATGCTCGCCAAGGTGCATCTCGCTCACAAGGTCGACGAGGTTCCGCAGCGTCTATCCGGTGGACAACAGCAACGTGTCGCCATCGCCCGCGCGCTCGCCCAAAAGCCAAAGCTCCTACTCTTCGACGAGCCGACATCTGCGCTCGATCCGGAGCTTGTCGGCGAGGTCCTCAGCGTCATCAAGGAGCTTGCACGCGAGGGTAGGGCCATGGTGCTCGTCACTCATGAAATTCCCTTTGCCCGGGAGGTCGCTGATCGCATCCTGTTCATGGATAACGGTCACATCGTGGAGCAAGGACCGGCGAAGGATCTTCTTGATCACCCCCAATCGCCACGCCTCAAGCAGTTTCTGGCTAATCTCTCGCAGAGGGGGCAACGCGATGGATAG
- a CDS encoding amino acid ABC transporter permease has protein sequence MDSVLLERIVAVLLAGVSVTVEVTVGAMAVALVIGLGLAMVDFLSKLRAVHALIRVYVEALRNIPSLTFLFLLYFGLAAAGIRLSSIVAAVLGLGLIGGAIFVDIFRSGFQSVPVGQKEAAASIGLTPLATFWLIVLPQGLRLSLPSVGNYAVGLVKDTSLVAAIAAPEVMFNARQLVNETFETALVYGFTAAVYLVLTMAVAGSVYLVERKLETP, from the coding sequence ATGGATAGCGTACTCCTCGAGAGGATCGTCGCCGTGTTACTCGCAGGCGTGAGCGTGACGGTCGAAGTAACGGTTGGCGCTATGGCCGTGGCCCTTGTGATCGGACTAGGCCTCGCAATGGTCGACTTCTTGAGCAAGCTTCGCGCGGTGCATGCGCTCATCCGCGTCTACGTCGAGGCTCTTCGCAACATTCCAAGCTTAACGTTCCTGTTTCTCCTGTATTTCGGGCTCGCGGCTGCCGGGATCCGGCTGTCCTCCATCGTCGCCGCGGTTCTTGGCCTCGGACTGATCGGCGGAGCGATTTTCGTCGATATCTTTCGTTCGGGTTTTCAGTCGGTTCCCGTCGGCCAAAAAGAGGCGGCCGCTTCGATTGGCCTGACGCCGCTTGCAACCTTCTGGCTCATCGTTCTGCCACAGGGCCTGCGTCTTTCGCTGCCCTCCGTCGGCAATTATGCCGTCGGGCTGGTCAAGGATACTTCGCTCGTGGCGGCAATCGCAGCACCAGAGGTGATGTTCAACGCACGCCAATTGGTGAACGAAACGTTCGAAACGGCGCTTGTCTACGGTTTTACGGCGGCCGTCTATCTTGTCCTGACGATGGCAGTCGCCGGTTCGGTTTACCTCGTCGAACGCAAGCTGGAGACACCATGA
- a CDS encoding amino acid ABC transporter permease, which yields MMFFDTIFANLGDWAPRMLTGLRTTLVLTGGGFALAFLLALALEYLRSRRLAALRLSARVYIAFARGVPILVVLYLMYFALPGAGITLPAELAATVGLAAVYGAYLCEVFRAGLDAVPAGQREAALASGLTPLQTFRLILLPQAVRHTIAPLVINLVSMLKDSSIAALIAVPELTLVSREIMSESFLPLHVFALTALFYFLLAWPASLVARAIEQRLLYPSARMSPSKSLDQLKTAQAVS from the coding sequence ATGATGTTCTTTGATACGATCTTCGCCAATCTGGGCGACTGGGCGCCACGTATGCTCACCGGCCTGCGCACGACGCTCGTCCTGACTGGGGGGGGCTTTGCGCTCGCTTTTCTGCTGGCGCTCGCGCTCGAATATCTTCGCTCTCGCCGTCTTGCGGCGCTGCGCCTGAGCGCCCGGGTCTATATCGCGTTCGCGCGCGGAGTGCCGATTCTCGTCGTCCTTTATTTGATGTATTTCGCGCTTCCGGGTGCCGGTATCACCTTGCCGGCTGAGCTCGCGGCGACGGTTGGGCTTGCCGCCGTCTATGGCGCCTATCTCTGCGAAGTATTCCGCGCCGGGCTTGATGCCGTACCGGCGGGGCAGCGCGAAGCCGCGCTTGCGAGTGGGTTGACACCCCTTCAGACATTCCGCCTGATCCTGCTGCCGCAGGCGGTCCGCCACACCATCGCGCCGCTTGTGATCAACCTAGTATCGATGTTGAAGGACAGTTCGATCGCCGCATTGATCGCCGTCCCCGAACTGACGTTGGTTTCGAGGGAGATCATGTCGGAGAGCTTCCTGCCTTTGCATGTCTTCGCCTTAACTGCTCTGTTCTATTTCCTGCTCGCCTGGCCTGCCTCACTTGTCGCCCGAGCCATCGAGCAGCGCCTTCTATACCCGTCGGCAAGGATGTCGCCATCAAAGTCCCTCGATCAGCTGAAAACAGCACAGGCGGTGTCCTGA
- a CDS encoding MarR family transcriptional regulator: MTRALKTQLHNLAFSGLILHEILDHPLEDETPQARLKEIGMMTILYTMTQAHQKLTLSNIMEITELTRSGAKETVDLLVRRGMLTETMVKNSMGRGTARQFEISDGIRNKLSAFGST; the protein is encoded by the coding sequence ATGACAAGAGCGCTTAAGACACAGTTGCACAACCTTGCCTTCTCAGGACTCATCCTCCATGAGATCCTTGACCATCCGCTTGAGGACGAGACCCCCCAGGCACGGCTGAAGGAGATCGGCATGATGACGATCCTCTACACGATGACCCAGGCTCACCAGAAGTTAACTCTATCAAACATCATGGAAATTACCGAATTGACGCGGAGTGGAGCAAAGGAGACGGTCGATCTCCTCGTTAGGCGGGGAATGCTCACGGAAACGATGGTGAAAAATTCCATGGGCCGCGGGACAGCCCGTCAATTCGAGATTTCCGACGGAATTCGCAATAAGCTGAGCGCTTTTGGAAGCACTTAG
- a CDS encoding transglycosylase SLT domain-containing protein — MAAGFSEIAQSCAPMVQVETLAGVVSLESRFRPFNIRINSDEPLSSQPASKAEAIEMATSLMRDHQYIQIGLGGIGIEELNELNLSVSDAFDPCLNLKATATLLDGYYRLAVRAGADPAQAENVMLQSYYGRDDPTVGAMVKYDEQVRKEAKRLSKTLTSVIIAGTDAEDAPPGRTREQMAEPPANQIFQAEVPASWDVFSSRRRSSILVFQHGRSE, encoded by the coding sequence ATGGCGGCCGGCTTCTCCGAGATCGCGCAGAGTTGCGCGCCAATGGTTCAGGTCGAAACCCTGGCGGGCGTCGTCAGTCTCGAGAGCAGGTTTCGTCCGTTCAATATCCGCATCAATAGCGATGAGCCGCTATCTTCGCAGCCTGCAAGCAAGGCGGAGGCGATCGAGATGGCCACGTCCCTGATGCGCGATCATCAGTATATCCAGATCGGACTTGGAGGTATCGGAATAGAAGAGCTGAACGAGCTCAACCTCTCCGTTTCGGACGCCTTCGACCCCTGCCTGAACCTGAAGGCCACCGCGACCCTCCTTGACGGCTATTATCGGCTGGCGGTGCGTGCCGGCGCCGATCCCGCGCAGGCAGAAAATGTCATGCTGCAGTCTTACTACGGTCGAGACGATCCGACGGTCGGCGCCATGGTTAAATACGACGAGCAGGTCCGAAAAGAGGCGAAGCGGCTTTCCAAAACCCTCACATCGGTGATCATCGCCGGAACGGACGCGGAAGACGCCCCCCCCGGCCGAACCCGCGAGCAAATGGCCGAGCCTCCTGCAAATCAAATCTTCCAAGCCGAAGTGCCCGCATCATGGGACGTGTTCAGCTCCCGTCGGCGCTCTTCGATCCTTGTTTTCCAACATGGCCGATCGGAGTAA
- a CDS encoding TrbC/VirB2 family protein — protein MISKTHVRPLVTAAIIALAIVTCLVEPAFAQSAGIETVLQNIVTMLTGNIAKLLAVIAVIIISIAWMFGYMDLRRAGFWIIGIGGIFGATELVNTIVGG, from the coding sequence ATGATTTCCAAAACCCATGTCCGCCCGCTTGTGACCGCCGCCATCATCGCGCTTGCCATCGTCACATGTCTCGTCGAGCCAGCCTTTGCGCAGTCGGCGGGCATCGAGACCGTGCTGCAAAACATCGTCACGATGCTCACGGGCAATATTGCCAAACTCCTGGCGGTGATCGCGGTGATCATCATCAGCATCGCCTGGATGTTCGGCTATATGGACCTACGCCGGGCTGGCTTCTGGATTATCGGCATTGGCGGCATTTTCGGCGCCACCGAGCTCGTCAACACCATCGTGGGCGGCTGA
- a CDS encoding type IV secretion system protein VirB3, protein MASVPTLEQNTLFLACTRPAMIAGVTMEAMGLNIMLTTILYITAGSIAYAFVGIVFHVIFRGLVKHDHNMFRILIAWIETRGRTRNAFYWGGATLSPLRVIRRYDERDLGLA, encoded by the coding sequence ATGGCTAGCGTTCCCACCCTTGAACAGAACACGCTTTTCCTGGCGTGCACGCGTCCGGCGATGATCGCCGGCGTGACCATGGAGGCGATGGGCCTCAACATCATGCTGACGACCATTCTCTACATCACCGCTGGGTCGATCGCTTACGCGTTTGTCGGCATTGTCTTCCACGTGATCTTCCGGGGGCTTGTCAAACACGACCACAATATGTTCCGCATTCTGATCGCCTGGATTGAGACCCGAGGCCGCACACGCAACGCCTTCTATTGGGGTGGCGCAACGCTCTCGCCGCTGAGGGTTATTCGGCGCTATGACGAAAGGGATCTCGGCCTTGCCTAA